The Nocardia arthritidis genome has a window encoding:
- a CDS encoding potassium channel family protein: MYVVIMGCGRVGSSLARALVRVGHEVTVIDKDPAAFLRLGQDFPGGQVTGVGFDRDVLTRAGIERADAFAAVSSGDNSNIISARVAREMFGVEKVVARIYDAKRAAVYERLGIPTIATVPWTTDRFLRTLIGDTSTTTWRDPTGTVAVTQLPLHEDWYGRTVRDLEQAIGARVAFVIRFGQGLLPDGKTIVQADDTVYVAATSGSVGEAVALAGKPPVSED; encoded by the coding sequence GTGTACGTAGTGATCATGGGGTGCGGCCGCGTCGGCTCATCCCTCGCGCGCGCCCTGGTCCGGGTGGGTCACGAGGTCACCGTGATCGACAAGGACCCGGCCGCATTCCTGCGCCTCGGCCAGGATTTTCCGGGCGGGCAGGTGACCGGCGTCGGCTTCGACCGGGATGTGCTGACCCGGGCCGGCATCGAACGCGCCGACGCCTTCGCCGCGGTGTCGTCCGGCGACAATTCGAACATCATCTCCGCGCGGGTGGCGCGGGAGATGTTCGGCGTCGAGAAGGTGGTTGCCCGCATCTACGACGCCAAACGCGCCGCCGTGTACGAGCGCCTCGGCATTCCGACCATCGCGACCGTGCCGTGGACCACAGACCGGTTCCTGCGCACGCTCATCGGCGATACCAGCACCACCACCTGGCGCGACCCCACCGGCACGGTCGCGGTCACCCAGCTGCCCCTGCACGAGGACTGGTACGGGCGTACCGTCCGGGATCTCGAGCAGGCCATCGGCGCCCGGGTGGCCTTCGTGATCCGGTTCGGCCAGGGCCTGCTGCCGGACGGCAAGACCATCGTCCAGGCCGACGACACCGTCTACGTGGCCGCCACCTCCGGCAGCGTCGGCGAGGCCGTCGCGCTGGCGGGCAAGCCACCCGTGAGCGAGGACTGA
- a CDS encoding potassium channel family protein gives MKVAIAGAGAVGRSIARELLRGGHEVMLLERQLDHIEPEAIPDAVWVHADACELALLEEAGLETYEVVIAATGDDKANVVHSLLAKTEFGVRRVVARVNDPRNEWLFDASWGVDVAVSTPRLLASLVEEAVSVGDLIHLMTLRQGQANLVELTLPADTALAGKPVRALTLPRDTALVTILRGGRVIVPQPDDPFEGEDELLFVTAQEAEEELRAALAGQGLKT, from the coding sequence ATGAAAGTGGCCATCGCCGGAGCCGGCGCAGTCGGCCGATCGATCGCGCGGGAACTGCTGCGCGGCGGACACGAGGTGATGCTGCTGGAACGGCAGCTCGACCACATCGAACCCGAAGCCATCCCCGACGCGGTGTGGGTGCACGCCGACGCCTGCGAACTCGCGCTGCTGGAGGAGGCGGGCCTGGAAACCTACGAGGTCGTCATCGCCGCCACCGGCGACGACAAGGCCAACGTCGTGCACAGCCTGCTGGCCAAAACCGAATTCGGCGTGCGCCGCGTGGTGGCCAGGGTGAACGATCCGCGCAACGAATGGCTCTTCGACGCCTCCTGGGGCGTCGACGTCGCCGTCTCCACCCCGCGTCTGCTCGCCTCCCTGGTCGAAGAGGCCGTCTCGGTGGGCGATCTGATCCATCTGATGACGCTGCGGCAGGGCCAGGCGAATCTGGTGGAGTTGACGCTGCCCGCCGATACGGCGTTGGCGGGCAAGCCCGTTCGCGCGCTCACCCTGCCGCGCGACACCGCACTCGTCACCATCCTGCGCGGCGGGCGGGTGATCGTGCCGCAGCCCGACGACCCGTTCGAGGGCGAGGACGAGCTGCTGTTCGTCACCGCCCAGGAGGCCGAGGAGGAGCTGCGCGCCGCGCTGGCCGGTCAAGGGCTCAAAACATAA
- a CDS encoding sigma-70 family RNA polymerase sigma factor: MATEHSPAALSQKNPNPAHSESKRVSAELDKLIGPAAAGDRRAITEIIRIVHPLVRRYCGARLGNTSHLHVTADDVVQEILLATVNAIPRYRDQGKSFLAFVYGIAANKVADAFRRAQLHPMYPTADVPDAASSAPGPEEWALADERRIATRELMKVLAPAHREVLVMRIVLGWTAAQTAEAIGTSPGVVRVMQHRALNKLRAELRAAS, translated from the coding sequence GTGGCAACCGAGCACTCCCCTGCGGCACTGTCGCAGAAGAACCCCAATCCCGCGCACTCGGAGAGCAAGCGGGTCTCGGCCGAGCTGGACAAGCTGATCGGCCCGGCCGCGGCGGGCGACCGCCGCGCCATCACCGAGATCATCCGGATCGTGCATCCGCTGGTGCGCCGCTATTGCGGTGCCCGCCTCGGCAATACCTCACATCTGCACGTGACCGCCGACGATGTGGTGCAGGAGATCCTGCTCGCCACGGTGAACGCCATCCCGCGCTACCGCGATCAGGGCAAATCGTTCCTGGCGTTCGTGTACGGGATCGCGGCCAACAAGGTGGCCGACGCGTTCCGCCGGGCCCAGCTGCACCCGATGTACCCGACCGCCGACGTGCCGGATGCGGCATCCAGCGCGCCGGGTCCGGAGGAGTGGGCGCTGGCCGACGAACGCCGCATCGCCACAAGGGAATTGATGAAGGTGCTGGCGCCGGCGCACCGCGAGGTGCTGGTGATGCGGATCGTGCTCGGCTGGACCGCGGCGCAGACCGCCGAGGCCATCGGCACCAGCCCCGGCGTCGTCCGGGTGATGCAGCACCGTGCGCTGAACAAGCTGCGCGCGGAGCTCAGGGCCGCGTCGTAA
- a CDS encoding DUF3159 domain-containing protein yields the protein MPSSEDNGADLRATQHPDFRTADPELVAAVDGTLSEALDAVVEDEPDDEAEQTLLEQLGGFSGLIYSTLPVLAFVPVNSFWGLAAAIWSALGVAAAVLVWRLVRRSPIQPAISGFLGVGVCAFIAYRMGEAKGFFLFGIYTSLVYGGVFLISILVRWPLAGVIWGVLNGHGNAWRSDRRVVRLYDLATVTWVVVFGARYLVQSQLYDTDKTGWLAVARIGMGWPLTAVALAVTIWAVRRAGHLPASTAAA from the coding sequence ATGCCATCGAGCGAGGACAACGGCGCGGATCTGCGCGCGACGCAGCATCCCGACTTCCGGACGGCCGACCCGGAGCTCGTTGCGGCGGTGGACGGCACGTTGAGTGAAGCGCTGGACGCGGTTGTCGAGGACGAACCCGACGACGAGGCCGAGCAGACGCTGCTGGAGCAGCTCGGCGGGTTCAGCGGCCTGATCTACTCGACGCTGCCGGTACTCGCATTCGTTCCGGTGAATTCGTTCTGGGGTTTGGCCGCGGCGATCTGGTCGGCGCTCGGCGTCGCCGCGGCGGTGCTGGTGTGGCGGTTGGTGCGGCGCAGCCCGATTCAGCCCGCGATCTCCGGATTCCTCGGCGTCGGTGTGTGCGCGTTCATCGCCTACCGGATGGGGGAGGCCAAGGGCTTCTTCCTGTTCGGCATCTACACCAGCCTGGTGTACGGCGGTGTCTTCCTGATATCGATCCTGGTGCGCTGGCCGTTGGCCGGCGTCATCTGGGGTGTGTTGAACGGCCACGGCAACGCGTGGCGTTCGGACCGGCGGGTGGTTCGGCTCTACGATCTGGCCACGGTCACCTGGGTGGTCGTCTTCGGCGCCCGCTACCTCGTGCAGTCCCAGCTCTACGACACCGATAAGACGGGCTGGCTGGCCGTCGCGCGCATCGGCATGGGCTGGCCGTTGACCGCGGTCGCTCTCGCCGTCACCATCTGGGCGGTCCGCCGGGCCGGCCATCTGCCCGCGAGCACCGCCGCCGCCTGA
- a CDS encoding OB-fold nucleic acid binding domain-containing protein produces the protein MPSAALGYFRRLGRRLTEDIDRLDAEELAETVDASGACRASECQRGAEVTMLGRLRSVEACPKSAGASLQAEFFDGTDAITLVWIGRRRIPGIEPGRRIMVRGRVGERDGRKVIYNPYYELRGNS, from the coding sequence ATGCCATCCGCAGCCCTAGGTTATTTCCGCCGTCTGGGCCGCAGACTGACCGAGGATATCGATCGGTTGGACGCCGAGGAACTGGCCGAGACGGTCGATGCGTCGGGAGCGTGCCGGGCGTCGGAGTGTCAGCGCGGCGCCGAAGTGACGATGCTGGGTAGGCTGCGCAGTGTCGAGGCGTGTCCCAAGTCGGCGGGTGCGAGCCTGCAGGCGGAATTCTTCGACGGCACCGATGCCATCACCCTGGTGTGGATCGGACGCCGCCGGATTCCCGGAATCGAGCCGGGCCGCCGCATCATGGTCCGTGGCCGGGTCGGCGAACGCGACGGCCGCAAAGTGATCTACAACCCCTACTACGAATTGCGCGGGAACAGCTGA
- a CDS encoding alpha/beta fold hydrolase, with protein MFVSPHTDPDTPGHTPVILALPGTGSDADFARRAFEPACTARGFELVAVEPDPRAVVASCRAAIEAAARTGPVLVTGISLGAAIAVEWAAEHPEQTIGVVAALPGWTGPDTAACPAALSAAVTAEQLRADGLDAVTERMRASSPRWLADALTQSWRAQWPDLPQALEEAASYKWPEPELLRGLSTPVSIVTAVDDPVHPLGVAEEWAALVPRSEIHRITLDELGTDPAVLGHRGLASFAEILWG; from the coding sequence ATGTTCGTCTCCCCACATACTGACCCGGATACCCCCGGCCATACCCCGGTAATCCTCGCGTTGCCGGGCACCGGATCGGACGCCGACTTCGCCCGGCGCGCCTTCGAACCGGCCTGCACCGCACGGGGATTCGAACTCGTCGCGGTCGAACCGGATCCGCGCGCCGTGGTTGCCAGCTGCCGCGCCGCCATCGAGGCCGCCGCCCGCACCGGCCCCGTCCTGGTGACCGGAATCTCGCTGGGCGCCGCCATCGCCGTCGAATGGGCCGCCGAGCACCCTGAACAGACGATAGGGGTCGTCGCCGCGCTACCGGGCTGGACCGGCCCGGACACCGCGGCCTGCCCCGCCGCCCTGAGCGCCGCCGTCACGGCCGAACAGCTGCGCGCCGACGGTCTGGACGCGGTGACCGAGCGCATGCGGGCCAGCAGTCCCCGTTGGCTGGCGGACGCGCTCACCCAATCTTGGCGCGCGCAGTGGCCCGACCTGCCGCAGGCGCTGGAGGAGGCGGCCTCGTACAAGTGGCCGGAGCCCGAACTCCTGCGTGGACTGTCGACGCCGGTGTCGATCGTCACCGCGGTCGACGATCCGGTGCACCCCCTCGGGGTCGCCGAGGAATGGGCGGCGCTCGTGCCGCGGTCGGAGATCCACCGAATCACCCTGGACGAGTTGGGAACCGATCCGGCGGTTCTCGGGCACCGAGGTCTCGCTTCCTTCGCCGAAATCCTTTGGGGGTAA
- a CDS encoding DUF3710 domain-containing protein: MFGKRKKASRRDADEHYDEYESGEYAATDYVDDPPTDENPIVTGDFGDDEQVGPYDYDDVAELLAAVAEQRLDLGSVILPVPPGGQLQVEMSPDGTPQAVHLATEYGRITVAAYAAPKSPGQWRTVAADLAESLRNDGARVAVETGPWGRELLAITEGADLRFIGVDGYRWMVRLVAAGPSGAADDGTPLVQAARAILRETVVRRGTDPLPVRDPLPVVLPQELAEQLAAAHQQQVLAAQAQFEAQQRAAQTGAQPVVPRMPEGPRRGADGSAMQQLGLN; encoded by the coding sequence ATGTTCGGTAAGCGAAAGAAGGCGTCGCGCCGCGACGCGGATGAGCACTACGACGAATACGAATCCGGCGAGTACGCCGCGACGGACTACGTCGACGACCCGCCCACCGACGAAAACCCGATCGTCACCGGCGATTTCGGGGACGACGAGCAGGTGGGCCCCTACGACTACGACGATGTCGCCGAACTGCTCGCCGCGGTCGCCGAACAGCGGCTCGATCTGGGTTCGGTGATCCTGCCGGTGCCGCCGGGCGGGCAACTGCAGGTGGAGATGTCCCCGGACGGCACACCGCAGGCGGTGCACCTGGCCACCGAATACGGGCGGATCACCGTCGCCGCCTACGCGGCGCCGAAATCGCCCGGCCAGTGGCGCACGGTCGCGGCGGATCTCGCCGAATCGCTGCGCAACGACGGCGCCAGGGTCGCGGTGGAAACCGGTCCGTGGGGCCGGGAGCTGCTGGCCATCACCGAGGGCGCGGATCTGCGTTTCATCGGCGTCGACGGATACCGCTGGATGGTGCGACTGGTCGCGGCCGGTCCGTCCGGCGCGGCCGACGACGGCACCCCGCTGGTCCAGGCGGCGCGGGCCATCCTGCGCGAGACGGTGGTCCGCCGGGGCACCGATCCGCTGCCCGTCCGCGACCCGCTGCCGGTGGTCCTACCTCAGGAACTCGCCGAACAGTTGGCCGCGGCACATCAGCAGCAGGTGCTCGCCGCCCAAGCACAGTTCGAGGCGCAGCAGCGCGCCGCCCAAACCGGCGCCCAGCCGGTGGTCCCGCGCATGCCCGAGGGCCCGCGCCGCGGTGCGGACGGATCGGCCATGCAGCAGCTCGGGCTGAATTAG
- the dut gene encoding dUTP diphosphatase, giving the protein MRLDPGIPMPTRAHHGDAGVDLCTTEDVILEPGERVLVGTGIAVALPVGTVGLIHPRSGLAAKAGLSVVNTPGTVDAGYRGEIKVCLINHDPRTPIELRRGDRIAQLLVQRVELVDFVEVERLDETARGAGGYGSSGGHASLAAAGDGAGRVAGKEA; this is encoded by the coding sequence ATGCGGCTCGATCCCGGCATCCCGATGCCGACCCGCGCCCACCACGGTGACGCGGGCGTCGACCTGTGCACCACCGAGGACGTCATCCTCGAGCCGGGGGAGCGGGTGCTGGTCGGCACCGGTATCGCCGTCGCGCTGCCGGTGGGCACGGTGGGGCTGATCCACCCCAGATCGGGTCTGGCGGCCAAGGCCGGACTCTCGGTGGTGAACACCCCGGGCACGGTGGACGCCGGATACCGGGGCGAGATAAAGGTATGCCTGATCAATCACGATCCGCGGACGCCGATCGAGCTGCGCCGGGGCGACCGGATCGCGCAGCTGCTGGTGCAGCGGGTGGAGCTGGTCGACTTCGTCGAGGTCGAGCGGCTCGACGAGACCGCAAGGGGAGCAGGCGGTTACGGGTCCAGCGGCGGGCATGCGAGCCTGGCCGCCGCGGGCGATGGGGCGGGCCGGGTGGCCGGCAAGGAGGCATGA
- a CDS encoding DUF3093 domain-containing protein produces MDQEQQGQQSYQERQWVPIYWWPAALAFIGLITATIQMGIPKVGIWVPVVAMIPFGAWALIWLSRHRLEVGPDATGTPELRVGRAHLPVNFIARAAVVAPTAKSAALGRQLDPAAYVQHRPWIGPMVLLVLDDPDDPTPYWLVSTRRPDRVLAALGLPNAG; encoded by the coding sequence ATGGATCAAGAACAGCAAGGCCAGCAGTCGTACCAGGAACGCCAGTGGGTGCCCATCTACTGGTGGCCCGCCGCGCTCGCGTTCATCGGATTGATCACGGCCACAATTCAAATGGGGATCCCCAAAGTCGGTATCTGGGTACCCGTCGTAGCGATGATTCCGTTCGGCGCGTGGGCGCTGATCTGGTTGAGCAGGCACCGGCTCGAGGTCGGCCCCGATGCCACGGGCACGCCGGAGCTGCGCGTCGGTCGCGCGCATCTACCAGTGAACTTCATCGCGCGCGCCGCCGTGGTGGCTCCCACCGCGAAGAGCGCGGCGCTGGGCCGCCAGCTCGACCCCGCCGCGTACGTCCAGCATCGGCCCTGGATCGGGCCGATGGTTCTGCTCGTGCTCGACGACCCGGACGATCCGACCCCGTACTGGCTGGTCAGTACGCGTCGGCCGGACCGGGTCCTCGCCGCGCTCGGATTGCCGAACGCGGGCTGA
- a CDS encoding DUF4193 domain-containing protein: protein MATDYDAPRRTETDDVSEDSLEELKARRNEAQSAVVDIDESDTAESFELPGADLSEEVLTVRVIPKQADEFTCSSCFLVHHRSRLASDAGGQLICMDCAA, encoded by the coding sequence ATGGCAACCGACTATGACGCACCTAGGCGCACGGAAACCGACGATGTGTCGGAAGATTCGCTGGAGGAGCTGAAGGCTCGTCGCAACGAGGCGCAGTCCGCCGTCGTGGATATCGACGAATCCGATACCGCGGAGTCGTTCGAACTTCCCGGCGCGGACCTGTCCGAGGAAGTCCTGACCGTTCGGGTGATCCCGAAACAGGCCGACGAGTTCACCTGTTCCAGCTGCTTCCTCGTGCACCACCGCAGCAGGTTGGCCAGCGATGCCGGTGGCCAGCTGATCTGCATGGATTGCGCGGCCTGA
- the cei gene encoding envelope integrity protein Cei yields MVSLITEGSATDPSGRPFIRRRPETWLIFVLVLALICAIVWFKAFLTQDTSHTAMACNSPSPATDTKSPQPAPLGQRVGQSRLKDVDPAPLLQSKVRVLNANNKSGQATHIASLLGDLGFASAPGVQIGNDPVYVNGDLNCTGQIRFGVNGRPAAASVQLVAPCAELIEDQRQDDTVDLVLGSVFGESLRPNADAEEVLRSLKNPAPGGSPAIDSKLLAAARQARC; encoded by the coding sequence GTGGTTTCACTGATCACCGAGGGCAGCGCGACCGATCCGAGCGGGCGACCGTTCATCCGCAGACGTCCCGAGACCTGGCTAATCTTCGTCCTGGTGCTCGCGCTGATCTGCGCGATCGTCTGGTTCAAGGCGTTCCTCACGCAGGACACCAGCCACACCGCGATGGCGTGCAACTCGCCGTCCCCGGCCACCGACACGAAATCACCGCAGCCGGCGCCGCTGGGTCAGCGGGTGGGGCAGTCGCGCCTGAAGGATGTGGATCCCGCACCGCTGCTGCAGTCGAAGGTGCGGGTGCTCAACGCCAACAACAAGAGCGGCCAGGCGACGCATATCGCCTCGCTGCTCGGCGACCTGGGTTTCGCGAGCGCGCCCGGAGTGCAAATCGGTAACGATCCGGTCTACGTGAACGGCGACCTGAACTGCACCGGCCAGATCCGGTTCGGCGTGAACGGCCGCCCGGCCGCCGCCTCGGTCCAGCTGGTGGCGCCGTGTGCGGAGCTCATCGAGGACCAGCGCCAGGACGACACCGTCGATCTGGTGCTCGGCTCGGTGTTCGGCGAATCGCTGCGCCCGAACGCCGATGCCGAGGAGGTGCTGCGGTCGCTGAAGAATCCGGCGCCGGGCGGCTCCCCCGCCATCGATTCGAAGCTGCTCGCCGCGGCCAGGCAGGCCCGCTGCTGA
- a CDS encoding inositol monophosphatase family protein: METVPQPSSQVFEPSGTDSAILRGDEAELRRIAVELAETAAAHVRARRPEVFGPAGARADDAVQAKGHPTDPVTIVDKESEELIRRLLAERRPADAILGEEGGGSIDVTDTEVVHWVVDPIDGTVNFLYGIPGYAVSVAAMRGGRPVAGAVVDVALAATYSAALGQGSTRTDTDGSVEELRCNPVTSLSMSLVATGFAYSTKRRTRQAELIGDVLPHIRDIRRFGAAALDFCHVASGRVDAYFEHGLNAWDWGAGALIAAEAGARLSVPPATAGGVDGDLVVAAAPGIAEELGKLLDRIGATEAIPE; encoded by the coding sequence ATGGAGACCGTGCCGCAACCTTCATCGCAAGTTTTCGAACCCTCCGGTACCGACTCCGCCATCCTTCGTGGTGACGAGGCCGAACTGCGCCGCATCGCCGTCGAACTCGCCGAAACCGCCGCCGCGCACGTGCGCGCCCGCCGCCCCGAGGTCTTCGGGCCAGCGGGCGCACGGGCCGACGACGCGGTCCAGGCCAAGGGCCATCCCACCGACCCGGTGACCATCGTCGACAAGGAATCCGAGGAGCTCATCCGGCGGCTGCTCGCCGAGCGCCGCCCCGCCGACGCGATCCTCGGCGAGGAGGGCGGCGGCAGCATCGACGTGACCGATACCGAGGTCGTGCACTGGGTGGTGGACCCGATCGACGGCACGGTCAACTTCCTCTACGGCATCCCCGGCTACGCGGTCTCGGTGGCCGCCATGCGCGGCGGCCGCCCGGTCGCGGGCGCGGTGGTGGACGTCGCGCTCGCGGCCACCTACAGCGCGGCGCTCGGTCAGGGCTCGACCCGGACGGACACGGACGGTTCGGTCGAGGAGCTGCGCTGCAATCCGGTGACATCGCTGTCGATGTCGTTGGTGGCCACCGGCTTCGCCTACTCCACCAAGCGGCGCACCCGGCAGGCCGAACTCATCGGCGACGTGCTGCCGCATATTCGCGATATCCGCCGCTTCGGCGCCGCGGCGCTGGATTTCTGCCACGTCGCGTCCGGCAGGGTGGACGCCTACTTCGAACACGGCCTCAACGCGTGGGATTGGGGCGCGGGCGCGTTGATCGCCGCCGAGGCGGGTGCGCGGCTGTCGGTTCCGCCCGCGACGGCGGGCGGTGTGGACGGGGATCTGGTCGTCGCCGCCGCGCCGGGCATCGCCGAGGAACTCGGCAAGCTGCTGGATCGGATCGGCGCCACCGAGGCGATTCCGGAGTAG
- the ppgK gene encoding polyphosphate--glucose phosphotransferase: protein MSARGHAFGIDIGGSGVKGAAVDLATGELLHERIKIATPHPSTPQAVADTVAKVVAQADWDGPVGITLPSVVLDGIVQTAANIDKGWVGTDARTLFAKALDGREVTVLNDADAAGLAEDRYGAAKDFDGLVLLLTFGTGIGSALLYHGTLVPNSELGHLEVGGMETEHRAAASVKDRDGLSYAQWAEAVSTVLIGIENLFWPKVFVAGGGISRDADQWIPLLTNRTPVIPAFLRNTAGIVGAAMAIDQGISP, encoded by the coding sequence ATGTCCGCTCGGGGGCACGCATTCGGGATCGATATCGGTGGCAGCGGCGTCAAGGGCGCCGCGGTCGATTTGGCCACCGGCGAGTTGCTGCACGAGCGCATCAAGATCGCGACACCGCATCCCTCGACGCCGCAGGCGGTGGCCGATACGGTGGCCAAGGTAGTGGCACAGGCGGATTGGGACGGCCCGGTCGGCATCACCCTGCCGTCGGTGGTGCTCGACGGCATCGTGCAGACCGCGGCGAATATCGACAAGGGATGGGTCGGCACCGACGCGCGCACCCTGTTCGCGAAGGCGCTCGACGGGCGCGAGGTCACCGTGCTCAACGACGCCGACGCGGCCGGGCTGGCCGAGGACCGGTACGGCGCGGCAAAGGATTTCGACGGCCTGGTGCTGCTGCTCACCTTCGGCACCGGCATCGGCTCGGCGCTGCTCTACCACGGCACGCTGGTACCCAATTCCGAACTGGGCCATCTCGAGGTGGGCGGCATGGAGACCGAACATCGGGCCGCCGCCTCGGTGAAGGATCGCGACGGGCTCAGCTACGCGCAGTGGGCCGAGGCGGTGAGCACCGTGCTGATCGGGATCGAGAATCTGTTCTGGCCGAAGGTGTTCGTGGCGGGCGGCGGCATCAGCCGCGACGCCGACCAGTGGATTCCGTTGCTCACCAATCGAACTCCGGTGATCCCGGCCTTCCTGCGGAATACCGCGGGGATCGTCGGCGCCGCGATGGCCATCGACCAGGGCATCTCCCCCTAG
- a CDS encoding RNA polymerase sigma factor, translating into MVATNTRQTADSAEADSADVTAQRPVRKAAAKKAAPAKKAAAKKAAPAKKAAAKKAAPAKKAAAKKATSAEGEPGIDENLEDDNLDLEDLDDLEVSEDDLAEDLVDDAAEEVAEEEAESEEADEPSAADKASGDFVWDEEESEALRQARKDAELTASADSVRAYLKQIGKVALLNAEEEVELAKRIEAGLYAAEKVRELTEGGDKLPVAQRRDFNWIIRDGNRAKNHLLEANLRLVVSLAKRYTGRGMAFLDLIQEGNLGLIRAVEKFDYTKGYKFSTYATWWIRQAITRAMADQARTIRIPVHMVEVINKLGRIQRELLQDLGREPTPEELAKEMDITPEKVLEIQQYAREPISLDQTIGDEGDSQLGDFIEDSEAVVAVDAVSFTLLQDQLQSVLETLSEREAGVVRLRFGLTDGQPRTLDEIGQVYGVTRERIRQIESKTMSKLRHPSRSQVLRDYLD; encoded by the coding sequence GTGGTAGCCACGAATACCCGTCAGACCGCCGACTCGGCCGAGGCCGACTCCGCAGATGTAACCGCACAACGGCCGGTCCGTAAGGCTGCCGCGAAGAAGGCCGCTCCGGCGAAGAAGGCCGCCGCCAAGAAGGCAGCCCCCGCCAAGAAGGCCGCCGCGAAGAAAGCCGCCCCTGCCAAGAAGGCCGCCGCCAAGAAGGCGACCTCCGCCGAGGGCGAGCCCGGGATCGACGAGAATCTCGAGGACGACAATCTCGATCTCGAGGATCTCGACGATCTCGAGGTCTCCGAGGACGATCTCGCCGAGGATCTGGTCGACGACGCCGCCGAGGAGGTCGCCGAGGAGGAGGCGGAGTCCGAGGAGGCCGACGAGCCGTCGGCCGCGGATAAGGCCTCCGGCGATTTCGTCTGGGACGAAGAGGAATCCGAGGCGCTGCGGCAGGCCCGCAAGGACGCCGAACTCACCGCCTCGGCCGACTCGGTGCGCGCCTACCTCAAGCAGATCGGTAAGGTCGCGCTGCTCAACGCCGAGGAGGAGGTCGAACTCGCCAAGCGGATCGAGGCCGGTCTCTACGCGGCGGAGAAGGTGCGCGAGCTCACCGAGGGCGGCGACAAGCTGCCCGTCGCGCAGCGCCGTGACTTCAACTGGATCATCCGCGACGGCAACCGCGCGAAGAACCATCTGCTGGAAGCGAACCTGCGCCTTGTGGTTTCGCTGGCCAAGCGGTACACGGGCCGCGGCATGGCGTTCCTCGATCTGATCCAGGAGGGCAACCTGGGTCTGATCCGCGCGGTGGAGAAGTTCGACTACACCAAGGGTTACAAGTTCTCCACGTACGCCACCTGGTGGATCCGGCAGGCCATCACCCGCGCCATGGCCGACCAGGCCCGCACCATTCGTATCCCGGTGCACATGGTCGAGGTCATCAACAAGCTCGGCCGCATCCAGCGCGAGCTGCTCCAGGATCTGGGCCGCGAGCCCACCCCGGAGGAGCTGGCCAAGGAAATGGATATCACGCCGGAGAAGGTGCTGGAGATCCAGCAGTACGCGCGTGAGCCCATCTCGCTGGATCAGACCATCGGCGACGAGGGCGACAGCCAGCTCGGCGATTTCATCGAGGACTCCGAGGCGGTCGTCGCGGTGGACGCGGTGAGCTTCACGCTGCTGCAGGATCAGCTGCAGTCGGTGTTGGAGACGCTGTCCGAGCGCGAGGCAGGCGTCGTCCGGCTGCGCTTCGGCCTGACCGACGGCCAGCCGCGCACCCTCGACGAGATCGGCCAGGTGTACGGGGTCACCCGCGAACGCATCCGGCAGATCGAGTCGAAGACGATGAGCAAACTGCGTCATCCGAGCCGGTCCCAGGTGCTGCGGGACTACCTGGATTAG